TCTACAATAACCTGCAACCCACGTTCGGACCTCATTACCTACATCCTCGAGAAGCTACGTCTCAGCAACGGCCGAGCCTTTGTCAACCGTCATCCCGAACGTGTTGGAGGTGACCTGCGGATCCTAGACGGGCGATTGGGCAGTATCAACGAATGGTAAGTGAACccatacatatttttctgcatGCATTCTACAAGATCCTCATTATTCCGCGAGTGTCCTTCGGAATTCACGCGTATCCCCGAGCAGACGACGGGCGCAAGTACCGCGTGGCTCAAAATCTCATAAATTCAGTTACGGGAACGGAACGTCCGCGTTACTTCTTTCACGCTAGTCGTCCCGGGACGTAACAAATTGGTGGCAGCGGTGGGATAATCGAGAATACGTCGTGTATAAACTCCGAAATGGCAACTCGCTCCAAAGCAGCTGCCGCCGAGCAACCGTCAAACGCGGACGAATTGGCCATCCGCCAACGACATATCTACGTATTTCCATGATGATTCTGTTAGTCTACCCATCGTAGTTGGTGCCATACTTTCCGTGGGGCGTGGTAGCATTTTGTACCATGTCCCGTGGAGTTCGTACATGGTGGGTAGGAGATCGTTACAATCTCTCTGGGTGCCGCTCGGCGACAGGATGCGGTTTTTAGGCGTTAGGAAGAACGATTGGTTACGGTACGACACGGGTAGCTCCAAAAAGCAGTTCCGGGTTTTCCTGAGGGTGACAGTGACCGGCACACACTTAACTAAATGGATAGCTTCTCCGGCTTGGATGGCTAGATGGCCGGGTCCTTTGGCCAGGATGGTGGCGACGTCGTCTGGGGCTGCCTGAATTAGGCTCAACATATTCTGGGTGATCTGTTGTTCTAGTCGACACTTTTGCGTTACGGTGTCTTTGTACAGTTGGATTATTTGCGTTTTTATGTGTTTTTCCACGTAGATAAATTTTGCGTTTACGTACGTGAAAAGGTCCAGGTTGTCGGTTGACATTCTTGTCTTAGATTTGAATTTTCCCGTGGCAGTATTCAATATGAAGAGTTTCGGATGTTCCGTGTGGAACAAGGTGTAGCCGCATAGGCCGGATTGTCCCGTCTGGGTGAGAGCGAATGTTGCGTCTCCAGAGGTTGCTGTGTGAATTACTGTATGTTCCTTAGGATGAGAAACTTTTGTTGCAGGGCCTTCGTAGAGGATGTCGTAGTGATCGAAGGTGCAGTGTGTTGGTGGGACCACGTCCCAGAACGTGTAACCATCCTCCGCGTCGAGGCACGTACCGGACTGGAAGCGGCATCTCTGCCCTGATGGAAGGATGATTTTATTGGTATCCAGGTTGACTGGAACCTGGAGATGTTTTAATGTAATGCGTACGAGCGCCTGAACGACCACGTTCGACCAGGTGCCAAACGGGTCGCTGTATGTTGATCCCTCGCATGTTCCGTCCATCTGTACGGTTCCACTGAGGGTGACACTTCTCGTTGACGTTGAGTTCACTGTGATGCCTGTTATCTGGATCGTTTGCGAGATTGAGGTGGCTCCTGTAGCGTACAGGATCTGGCACGAATCACGTGAGATTGGAAACAGGTATTGTTGTCGTCCGTTTTGGACTATTGACGAATGCGAGTGCATGCCGCAGTAGTTTATTGTCCGGTCGATTTCGATTCGGCATTGCGTGATGGTTGCCGCATTGAATTCTGCAAGCTGCAGTAACTGAATTTCCTCGTTTTGCGTAGTCGGTTCGATTGTTTCGATTTCGCACGATGGTTGATCCAGTATGGAAAATGTGGTAACGTTTAGTGTGGATCCTCCGCAATCGTATCCGATGAGGGCGGAGGCGATGTTCATGAACACGGTAATTATGGCTGCTTGGGTGTGCATGGTGGCTGCTGAAGGTAGACTGGGCTCCCTTTGTGATCGTCATTGTCTCGTATCCATTAATTGAGCAGTAGTGGGGGTTGGGGAGGGGCTTCTTGCCAACTTAAGTTTATCGCTATGTACAATCCTAAtcttattcttatttactaagagtttaacattattatttggaaGTACTTCTAATATGGTGTACGGACCTGTATATTGCGTGTCTAGCTTGCCCCTTTGGGGTTCTTTCAGCAGGAAGACGCGATCGTTTCGCCCGAAAACTCGTGGGCGTACTCTACGATCGTAGTATTTTTTTGAGCGAACTTTAGCGTTAATTATGTTTTCGCGAGCTTGGGAAATGGTCTCTGAAGTTTTTGTCTGTAGTTCGCATAGATAGTACTGGTACGATTCATTTATGGCTGTGGGGAAATGGGCATTTGCGCTAGGTAAGCGTGCTAGTTTACCAAATATTAGCTCATGCGGAGTAAAGAGTGTGCCCTCGTGTACACTTGTATTATAGCTGAACATGGCCAATTCCAGCCATTCGTCCCACGCTTTATTTTTCGAGAATTGCTTAAGGTATTCTGTCAATACAATGTGTGATCGTTCGATCGACCCATTGCTCTGAGGACGAAACGCGGTCGTCTGGAATCTttggattttaaatttttgaGCTATTGCCTTCATTAGTGATGAGACAAAATTTGTACCCTGGTCTGTCAGCAGGCCCTTGGGCGCTCCAAATCGGCAgatgaatgattttataaaagcGTCGGCAGTGTCGATTGCTGACGTACTACGCAAAGGGGTTGCGACGGAGTATTTGGTAAGGAGGTCTTGAATAgttaaaatataggaaaaacCGGAAGGGGTCGTCGGTAGTGGTCCTACTATGTCTAATGAGATTTTATCGAACGCTTGTCCCGGGGTGTCCGTTAGCGTCATGGGTTGACGTGTCTTCAGTCGCGTCAATTTTGTTTTCTGACAGTCGGTACACGAATTTACGAAGTCTCTTACGTCTGTTTTTAGAGTCGGCCAAAAGTAATTTTCGCGGATACGTCTGTAGGTTTTTGTGATGCCTTTGTGTCCTCCGTAGACGGACGCATGGGACTCTGTAAGTATTGCGGCTCTGTCATCTTTGGGCGGGATCAGGATTTTGTTTTTACACACAAAGATTGTAGTCTGGGTGCCGGAGAAAAGCGTGATCAAATGGTTCTTGATATCTGTCCAATCGATTTCAGGGAAGTCGGTCGAGGAAATACTAATCGATGGTAGGTTTAGCTCCGTTGCCACATCAAGTAAGGATCGGAGGGATTCGATGATGGTGTCTGGGTCTATTGGATGTGCAAGAGTCTCCTTTATTGGTAGTAGGATTATGTGATGTTGCCCTATTTTCCGCACTATGGCGCGGCCTAGCGTAGCATATTTCAACGTGGGGAAGTTCGGTAATTGTACAAGATCTTTTAGTTCATTATCCAGAGGTTGTTCGTCGAGGGTTACGAAACCGGCAATATTGTCTCTTCGCATTGAAAGTCTGTCGCGGGTTTCAATAATTACGCGTTGTGATCGTCGTGTATCCGTGTTGTCACTGTCACGAAGGTCTGGGTCGTCCGCGTCCGTGTTTGTCGACGGCGATGGTGGGTCAGTGGAAAGGGGGAAGGATTTAACTGGATTTCGGGAGAGCGCATCAGCATTCGTATTAGATTTTCCCGGCTTATATGTAATTGAATAGTCGAATTCCGCCAATTTGAGGCGCCAGCGTAGTAACCTGGATGTGGGGTCCTTTACCGAATTCATCCAAACTAACGGGCGGTGATCAGTGATCAGGTTAAACCGACGGCCATATAAGTAAGGCCGGAAATATTGCACGGCGTACACGAGTGCAAGGCACTCTTTCTCGATAGTGCTGTAGTTTAACTCCGCTCCGTGCAAAAGTCGGGA
The genomic region above belongs to Nomia melanderi isolate GNS246 unplaced genomic scaffold, iyNomMela1 scaffold0416, whole genome shotgun sequence and contains:
- the LOC143176203 gene encoding uncharacterized protein LOC143176203, giving the protein MHTQAAIITVFMNIASALIGYDCGGSTLNVTTFSILDQPSCEIETIEPTTQNEEIQLLQLAEFNAATITQCRIEIDRTINYCGMHSHSSIVQNGRQQYLFPISRDSCQILYATGATSISQTIQITGITVNSTSTRSVTLSGTVQMDGTCEGSTYSDPFGTWSNVVVQALVRITLKHLQVPVNLDTNKIILPSGQRCRFQSGTCLDAEDGYTFWDVVPPTHCTFDHYDILYEGPATKVSHPKEHTVIHTATSGDATFALTQTGQSGLCGYTLFHTEHPKLFILNTATGKFKSKTRMSTDNLDLFTYVNAKFIYVEKHIKTQIIQLYKDTVTQKCRLEQQITQNMLSLIQAAPDDVATILAKGPGHLAIQAGEAIHLVKCVPVTVTLRKTRNCFLELPVSYRNQSFFLTPKNRILSPSGTQRDCNDLLPTMYELHGTWYKMLPRPTESMAPTTMGRLTESSWKYVDMSLADGQFVRV